The proteins below are encoded in one region of bacterium:
- a CDS encoding glycosyltransferase family 39 protein, whose amino-acid sequence MKTIKNIFKNEQIFLIILLTVAFIIRLLYVIFISTLQAPPTGDGVDYDMIGMNIINGYGYSLYPGVPTSYRPPLYQFFLAGIYFCFGHSYAVVRIIQSLIGALTCLITYFMGKELFNKNIGMLSSLLLVFYPSAIYFCGQIYTEGIFIFLLTISMFYAIKVYKKPSLKNQIICGILIGLSILTRPILLPFLPFIFIWCILIFKQKKVAIMNFSIITLFILLTLSPWTIRNYIVHHRFVPIATLGGPSFFVCNNPFEKNGIWYMPNEAEWRQMGEKPPNMATRPPSPYISTDFGAPLWWWKDLSEVENEKKHYRLAINWIKNHPQEFIKLCGKKLIRFWEWETQSAAPIAQKYKLINLLSYAILLPFMVIGLFFSFKEFKKFAIIYLLILQFTLNTILFYGSTRFRTPLDPYLLIFASIGIYRLYWIFQPSRK is encoded by the coding sequence ATGAAAACAATAAAAAATATATTTAAAAATGAACAAATCTTTCTTATTATTCTTTTAACTGTGGCTTTTATAATCAGATTATTATATGTAATTTTTATATCTACCCTCCAGGCACCTCCAACAGGGGATGGTGTAGACTATGATATGATTGGTATGAATATAATTAATGGCTATGGCTATTCTCTTTATCCAGGGGTACCGACCTCTTATAGACCACCTTTATACCAATTCTTTTTAGCCGGGATTTATTTTTGTTTTGGGCATAGTTATGCCGTAGTAAGAATCATCCAGTCATTAATTGGGGCATTAACCTGTCTTATAACTTATTTTATGGGGAAAGAATTATTTAATAAAAATATAGGGATGTTGTCATCATTGCTTTTAGTCTTCTATCCAAGTGCTATATACTTTTGTGGGCAAATATATACAGAAGGTATTTTTATCTTTTTACTGACTATAAGTATGTTTTATGCGATCAAAGTCTATAAAAAACCATCTCTGAAAAATCAAATTATATGTGGTATTTTAATTGGTCTATCAATACTTACAAGGCCAATATTACTTCCTTTTTTACCATTTATTTTCATTTGGTGTATTTTAATATTTAAGCAAAAGAAAGTAGCGATAATGAATTTTTCAATTATAACTCTCTTCATTTTATTAACACTATCTCCGTGGACAATAAGAAATTACATAGTCCATCATCGATTTGTTCCTATTGCTACTTTGGGAGGGCCTAGTTTTTTTGTATGTAATAATCCATTTGAAAAAAATGGGATATGGTATATGCCAAACGAGGCAGAATGGAGACAAATGGGTGAGAAACCTCCTAACATGGCTACTCGTCCCCCATCTCCATATATCTCAACTGATTTTGGCGCTCCCCTATGGTGGTGGAAAGATTTATCCGAAGTAGAAAATGAGAAAAAACATTATCGGTTAGCAATAAATTGGATAAAAAATCATCCCCAAGAATTTATTAAGTTATGCGGAAAGAAACTCATTAGATTCTGGGAATGGGAAACCCAATCAGCTGCTCCCATTGCCCAAAAATATAAGTTAATAAATTTATTAAGTTATGCCATTTTACTTCCTTTTATGGTGATAGGATTATTTTTCTCTTTTAAAGAATTTAAAAAATTCGCTATTATTTATTTATTAATATTACAATTCACCTTAAATACCATATTATTCTATGGTAGTACAAGATTCCGAACGCCACTTGACCCATATTTACTCATATTTGCAAGTATTGGTATTTATAGGTTATATTGGATATTTCAACCATCAAGGAAATAA
- a CDS encoding transposase — translation MFWASLNKGKEEVISEVAEEIERRDPSKEKIRAVVTDGEKALQKGVQAQIPHVCLILDLFHVLERLWQVCYVFHEEGNKEGAEWVKKQIFRILEGKVSQVIKGIRQSATKRRIHGNNRKTVDDATRYFYRNRSYMRYNEYLTQGLPIASGSVEGACRNLVKDRMERCGMRWTRDMAEAMLKMRAIYLSGDFGDYWSFHIQREQERLHPKGKWKPVLGVVQK, via the coding sequence GTGTTTTGGGCAAGTCTTAATAAAGGTAAAGAGGAGGTAATATCGGAGGTTGCAGAAGAGATAGAGAGGCGTGATCCGTCCAAAGAAAAGATCAGAGCAGTAGTAACAGATGGGGAGAAGGCATTGCAGAAAGGAGTCCAAGCTCAAATTCCTCATGTCTGCTTGATTTTAGACTTATTTCATGTTTTAGAAAGGCTATGGCAGGTTTGCTATGTATTTCATGAGGAAGGGAACAAAGAAGGGGCGGAATGGGTAAAGAAACAGATTTTTCGTATCTTAGAGGGGAAGGTTAGTCAAGTGATAAAAGGTATCCGTCAGAGTGCTACTAAGAGAAGGATTCATGGGAACAACCGGAAGACAGTTGATGATGCTACCAGATATTTCTATCGTAACCGTTCCTATATGAGATATAATGAGTATCTCACGCAAGGATTACCAATTGCAAGTGGTTCTGTGGAGGGAGCATGTAGAAATCTTGTCAAGGATAGAATGGAACGATGTGGTATGAGATGGACAAGAGATATGGCTGAGGCTATGCTAAAAATGAGGGCGATATACCTAAGTGGAGACTTTGGAGATTATTGGTCTTTTCATATCCAAAGGGAGCAAGAAAGGTTACATCCAAAAGGGAAGTGGAAACCTGTTCTTGGCGTCGTCCAAAAGTAG